The Lycium ferocissimum isolate CSIRO_LF1 chromosome 10, AGI_CSIRO_Lferr_CH_V1, whole genome shotgun sequence genome window below encodes:
- the LOC132033545 gene encoding uncharacterized protein LOC132033545, with protein sequence MDPCPFVRLSVCNLALKIPVASKPASSVVHPSSSPCYCKIKLKNFPLQTAVIPCILPETQFPESHAASFHLNKSDLEKLVTKSLFGGCKLYLKISIYTGRRGSTCGVNSGRLLGKVEVPLDLTGTEVRSVLFHNGWIVVGKEAKNAYSSAQFHLSVKAEPDPRFVFQFDKEPECSPQVFQIQGNLRQPVFTCKFSFRTTGDRNQRSRSLPLDHSSSRGWLSSFGSERERSGKERKGWSITVHDLSGSPVAAASMVTPFVASPGSDRVSRSNPGSWLILRPGDGTWKPWGRLEAWRERGSADGLGYRFELIPDSAVAGIVLAESTLSCSKGGKFVIDLGTSVSTNGKLTPGNSTSPACSPRGSGDFGYGLWPYCMYRGFVMSASVEGEGSCGSKCSKPTVEVSVQHVTCTEDAAAYVALSAAIDLSIDACRLFSQKLRKELCPEKDLLS encoded by the exons ATGGATCCGTGTCCATTTGTTCGACTAAGTGTGTGTAATTTAGCGTTAAAAATCCCGGTAGCTTCAAAACCGGCTAGTTCTGTGGTTCATCCTTCCTCATCACCGTGTTATTGTAAAATAAAACTGAAGAATTTTCCACTCCAAACAGCAGTTATACCGTGCATTTTACCTGAAACTCAGTTTCCAGAAAGCCACGCAGCAAGTTTTCATCTCAACAAATCCGATCTCGAAAAGCTCGTTACAAAATCTCTGTTCGGCGGTTGTAAATTGTACCTTAAAATATCAATTTACACCGGCCGTAGAGGTTCGACATGTGGTGTGAATTCAGGCAGGTTGTTAGGGAAGGTTGAAGTACCGTTAGATTTAACGGGAACGGAAGTTAGGTCTGTGTTGTTTCACAATGGATGGATTGTGGTTGGAAAGGAAGCGAAGAACGCATACTCAAGTGCGCAGTTTCATTTGAGTGTTAAAGCGGAACCCGACCCGAGATTCGTTTTTCAGTTTGATAAAGAGCCTGAGTGTAGTCCTCAAGTGTTTCAAATTCAAGGAAATTTACGGCAACCTGTTTTTACTTGTAAGTTCAGTTTTCGAACTACCGGTGACCGGAATCAGAGGTCCAG GTCTTTACCATTGGACCATAGTAGTTCTCGAGGATGGTTAAGTTCATTTGGAAGCGAAAGGGAACGGTCAGGTAAAGAGCGAAAAGGTTGGTCAATAACTGTCCATGATCTCTCCGGTTCACCAGTTGCTGCTGCATCAATGGTCACCCCATTCGTTGCATCACCCGGTTCGGACCGGGTAAGCCGGTCCAACCCCGGTTCATGGCTAATTCTAAGGCCTGGTGACGGAACCTGGAAACCATGGGGTCGACTCGAGGCCTGGCGCGAACGTGGTTCAGCGGATGGCCTCGGGTACCGGTTCGAGCTAATCCCTGATTCAGCTGTAGCTGGAATTGTCTTAGCTGAATCAACATTGAGTTGTTCTAAAGGTGGGAAATTTGTGATTGATCTTGGAACTAGTGTTTCGACGAATGGGAAGTTGACACCTGGAAATTCGACGTCTCCTGCGTGTAGTCCTAGAGGTAGTGGTGACTTTGGGTATGGTTTATGGCCTTATTGTATGTACCGAGGTTTTGTAATGTCGGCTAGCGTGGAAGGTGAAGGTAGTTGTGGGAGTAAGTGCAGTAAACCTACGGTGGAAGTTAGTGTTCAGCACGTGACTTGCACGGAGGATGCAGCTGCTTACGTGGCTTTGTCAGCTGCTATTGATCTTAGTATTGATGCTTGCAGGCTTTTTTCTCAAAAGCTAAGGAAAGAATTGTGCCCTGAGAAGGATTTGCTCTCCTGA